A stretch of the Halomonas sp. BDJS001 genome encodes the following:
- the murC gene encoding UDP-N-acetylmuramate--L-alanine ligase, producing the protein MTPARTTAGPGMRRIRRLHFVGIGGAGMCGIAEVLANQGYTVSGSDVKTSSVVERLRQCGVSVAIGHAEANVQGSDVVVVSSAIDETNPEIRWAHEHRVPVVRRAEMLAELMRFRHGIAVAGTHGKTTTTSLTATLLAEGGLDPTFVIGGKLTSAGANARLGEGDYLVAEADESDASFLHLQPMVSIVTNIDADHMATYGGDFERLKSTFIEFLHNLPFYGLAVLCIDDPHVRVLCEQVKRQFVTYGFDSDADYRIVDFAQCGGEVSFTALRPGGAAPLDVRLAMPGRHNALNAMAAIVVATDAGVSDSAILSGLASFAGVGRRFQVHGHFPAPKGGGDIMLVDDYGHHPREVDMVIQAIRAGWPDRRLVMLYQPHRYSRTRDLYEDFVRVLSQVDTLVLLDVYSAGETVIPGAEGRTLAGSIRQRGEVDPLFVEHKHELPALLTNVLRPGDILITQGAGDVGGISLRLAKAQLVMNEVDL; encoded by the coding sequence ATGACACCCGCACGTACCACCGCAGGCCCCGGTATGCGCCGGATTCGGCGGCTCCATTTTGTCGGTATTGGTGGCGCAGGAATGTGTGGTATTGCCGAGGTGCTAGCCAATCAGGGCTACACCGTTAGCGGCAGTGATGTGAAAACCTCTTCAGTCGTGGAGCGGTTGCGTCAATGTGGTGTCAGTGTAGCGATTGGCCATGCTGAGGCCAATGTGCAAGGCTCGGATGTGGTGGTGGTATCGAGTGCCATTGATGAAACCAATCCAGAAATTCGCTGGGCCCATGAGCACCGTGTGCCGGTGGTGCGTCGGGCTGAAATGCTCGCTGAGCTAATGCGGTTTCGTCACGGTATCGCCGTGGCGGGCACCCATGGTAAAACCACCACGACCAGCTTAACGGCGACGCTGTTGGCCGAAGGTGGCTTGGATCCCACCTTTGTGATTGGCGGCAAGCTGACCAGTGCCGGTGCCAATGCCCGCCTAGGTGAAGGCGACTATTTGGTTGCCGAAGCCGACGAGTCCGATGCATCGTTTTTGCACTTACAGCCAATGGTGTCGATTGTTACCAATATTGATGCTGACCATATGGCGACTTATGGCGGCGACTTTGAGCGCCTTAAAAGTACCTTTATCGAGTTCCTGCACAACTTGCCGTTTTATGGTTTAGCAGTGCTGTGTATCGATGACCCTCATGTACGTGTGCTGTGTGAGCAGGTGAAGCGGCAGTTCGTGACCTATGGGTTTGATAGCGATGCCGATTATCGCATCGTTGATTTTGCCCAATGTGGCGGTGAAGTCTCCTTCACCGCGCTACGCCCAGGGGGCGCCGCGCCGTTAGACGTGCGTTTGGCTATGCCGGGTCGCCACAATGCCTTAAACGCCATGGCCGCGATTGTGGTCGCTACCGACGCTGGCGTGAGTGATAGTGCTATTCTGAGCGGCCTGGCAAGTTTTGCCGGTGTAGGGCGCCGTTTCCAGGTACATGGTCACTTCCCAGCGCCTAAAGGTGGCGGTGATATCATGTTGGTGGATGATTATGGTCACCATCCCCGTGAAGTTGATATGGTGATCCAGGCGATTCGCGCCGGCTGGCCAGATCGTCGGCTGGTCATGCTATATCAGCCTCATCGCTATAGCCGTACCCGCGATTTATATGAAGACTTTGTCAGGGTGCTTTCCCAGGTCGACACACTGGTGCTGCTGGATGTTTACAGTGCCGGTGAAACGGTTATTCCTGGCGCTGAGGGGCGTACCCTGGCGGGGTCTATCCGCCAACGCGGCGAAGTCGACCCGCTGTTTGTCGAGCACAAGCATGAGTTACCTGCACTGTTAACCAACGTATTACGCCCCGGCGATATTTTAATTACCCAGGGCGCTGGTGATGTGGGCGGAATTTCCCTGCGCCTGGCAAAGGCACAGCTAGTGATGAACGAGGTGGATTTGTGA
- a CDS encoding D-alanine--D-alanine ligase, whose protein sequence is MSVNVASPNSLGKVVVVYGGTSAEREVSLKSGAAVLEALQRKGIDACGYDPQGGGLAGLEQLAPSVVFVALHGRGGEDGTLQGALELLDIPYTGSGVLASALGMDKQRTKQVWSAVGLPTPESIMLAASSDWSAVVEQLGLPLIVKPVHEGSTLGISIVKSQAALEAAYHEAAQFDARVMAERFVVGDEYTVALLGDQVLPAIRVEVPGGFYDYEAKYIANTTQYHLPCGLTAEDEAALAMLCQQAFMAIGGAGWGRVDVMRDSEGRFWLLEVNTVPGMTDHSLVPQAAAHAGISFDDLVLQILNTADESFTA, encoded by the coding sequence GTGAGCGTTAACGTAGCCTCCCCCAACTCTCTTGGCAAAGTCGTGGTCGTTTATGGCGGCACCTCGGCTGAACGGGAAGTATCGCTTAAAAGCGGTGCGGCGGTGCTTGAAGCGCTGCAGCGTAAAGGTATTGATGCCTGTGGCTATGATCCCCAAGGCGGTGGCCTGGCTGGCTTGGAGCAACTGGCGCCATCGGTGGTCTTTGTTGCCCTGCACGGCCGCGGCGGTGAGGATGGCACGCTGCAGGGGGCACTGGAGCTGTTGGATATTCCTTATACCGGCAGTGGGGTGCTTGCCTCGGCGCTGGGAATGGATAAGCAGCGCACTAAGCAGGTGTGGAGTGCGGTTGGGCTGCCCACCCCTGAAAGCATTATGCTGGCTGCCAGTTCTGACTGGTCAGCGGTGGTTGAGCAGTTAGGTTTACCGCTGATTGTTAAGCCGGTGCACGAAGGCTCTACGCTGGGCATTAGCATTGTAAAAAGCCAGGCAGCGCTAGAGGCGGCCTATCACGAAGCGGCCCAGTTCGACGCCCGGGTGATGGCGGAGCGCTTTGTCGTAGGCGATGAGTATACCGTGGCGCTGCTGGGTGATCAGGTGCTGCCTGCTATTCGCGTAGAAGTTCCTGGCGGCTTCTACGACTATGAAGCCAAATATATTGCTAATACCACCCAATACCATTTGCCTTGCGGCTTAACTGCTGAGGATGAGGCTGCACTCGCTATGCTGTGCCAGCAAGCGTTTATGGCCATAGGCGGGGCAGGTTGGGGGCGGGTTGATGTCATGCGTGATAGTGAAGGTCGTTTTTGGCTACTGGAGGTCAATACGGTACCCGGCATGACCGATCATAGCTTGGTGCCTCAAGCGGCAGCTCATGCAGGCATTAGCTTTGATGACCTAGTGCTACAAATACTCAACACCGCAGATGAGTCGTTCACCGCATGA
- a CDS encoding cell division protein FtsQ/DivIB, with protein MKRRNAWLGIILLALLMGAGGRALWLWLDRPIERVSIRGEWEYVSADYLRTQLAPLVVDATWLSADLGELRDRALQVGWLNEVRISREWPNALVFELVEQQPVARWNDDFLLNPEGEPFAFAPLSPPAGLPDLAGPAGSSEEVLDYYHRLKLHFEQLSLNLTQLRLEPRGAWRLQLNDGAWVMLGRRQHEVRLARLSASWQRELSSLAEQIRYIDLRYPNGVAVAWHGESEFAVQDE; from the coding sequence ATGAAAAGGCGTAATGCTTGGTTGGGAATTATCTTGCTTGCGCTGCTGATGGGAGCCGGTGGACGGGCGCTATGGTTATGGCTGGATCGTCCAATTGAGCGGGTGTCTATTCGCGGTGAATGGGAATATGTCAGCGCCGACTACCTGCGCACTCAGCTGGCGCCTCTGGTGGTCGATGCCACTTGGCTGTCGGCTGATTTGGGCGAATTGCGTGACCGCGCACTGCAGGTGGGCTGGTTAAACGAAGTGCGGATATCCCGTGAGTGGCCGAACGCACTGGTGTTCGAGCTGGTTGAGCAGCAGCCCGTCGCGCGCTGGAACGATGATTTTTTACTCAACCCTGAAGGTGAGCCTTTCGCTTTTGCGCCCTTATCGCCACCAGCGGGTTTGCCGGATCTGGCCGGTCCCGCGGGCAGCAGTGAAGAAGTGTTGGACTATTACCACCGATTAAAACTTCACTTTGAGCAGTTATCGCTGAACCTTACTCAACTTCGTTTAGAGCCGCGCGGTGCCTGGCGGCTGCAATTAAACGATGGCGCTTGGGTGATGTTGGGTCGACGTCAGCATGAAGTGCGCTTAGCAAGATTGTCGGCTTCATGGCAGCGTGAGTTGTCGTCTCTGGCCGAGCAGATCCGCTATATTGATCTGCGCTACCCCAACGGCGTTGCTGTTGCATGGCATGGAGAAAGTGAATTTGCTGTGCAAGATGAGTAA
- the ftsA gene encoding cell division protein FtsA → MAGSPNASNMVVGLDIGTSKVVAIVGQPTDDGGIEIAGIGSHPSRGMKRGVVINIESTVQSIQRAVEEAELMAGCDIHSVYVGVAGSHISSMNSDGVVAIKEREVTPSDIERVIDSARARAISEGQRVLHVLPQEFSIDAQGGIREPLGMSGVRLEAQVHLVTAALNAVQNIEKCVRRCGLEVDAIILEQLASSMAVLTEDERELGVCMVDIGGGTTDMAIFSEGAIRHTAVIPIAGDQVTNDIAMALRTPTQHAEEIKVKYACALTHLAASDEMIKVPSVGDRPARDLSRQALAEVVEPRYEELFTLVRDELRRSGYEDMVAAGIVLTGGTSRMEGVSELAEEIFHMPVRIACPQNVRGLADVVCNPIYATGVGLLHYALQETRHGQGLRSHGGVVAAHKGRNELSRRDIKEDHSALARIKGWFKGNF, encoded by the coding sequence ATGGCAGGCTCACCCAACGCATCCAATATGGTGGTCGGGCTGGACATTGGAACGTCCAAGGTCGTCGCGATAGTCGGTCAACCTACCGATGATGGCGGAATTGAAATTGCAGGTATTGGTTCGCACCCTTCGCGTGGCATGAAGCGCGGGGTGGTGATCAATATCGAATCAACGGTACAGTCTATCCAGCGCGCCGTTGAAGAAGCAGAGTTAATGGCCGGTTGTGATATTCACTCGGTATACGTTGGCGTAGCAGGCAGCCATATTAGTTCCATGAACTCAGATGGCGTTGTGGCAATAAAAGAGCGCGAAGTGACACCCTCTGATATTGAGCGCGTAATTGACTCCGCAAGGGCTCGCGCCATTTCTGAAGGTCAGCGAGTGCTCCACGTGCTGCCTCAGGAGTTTTCGATTGATGCCCAGGGCGGCATACGTGAGCCATTGGGTATGTCCGGTGTGCGCTTGGAAGCGCAGGTGCACCTGGTAACCGCCGCTTTAAACGCGGTGCAGAATATTGAAAAGTGTGTCCGCCGCTGCGGTTTAGAGGTTGATGCTATTATCCTAGAGCAGCTAGCCTCTAGTATGGCCGTGCTCACCGAGGATGAGCGTGAGCTTGGTGTCTGTATGGTCGACATTGGCGGCGGAACGACCGATATGGCGATTTTCAGCGAAGGCGCCATTCGCCACACGGCAGTCATTCCTATCGCCGGTGACCAGGTCACTAACGATATTGCCATGGCGCTGCGAACACCCACGCAGCACGCTGAAGAGATCAAAGTTAAATACGCTTGCGCGCTAACGCATTTAGCCGCAAGTGATGAAATGATCAAGGTACCTAGCGTAGGTGATCGTCCTGCGCGTGATCTATCGCGTCAAGCGCTCGCCGAGGTGGTAGAACCGCGTTACGAAGAGCTGTTTACGCTAGTAAGAGACGAATTGCGTCGAAGTGGCTATGAAGACATGGTGGCCGCAGGCATAGTACTTACCGGTGGTACCTCGCGCATGGAAGGGGTTAGCGAATTGGCAGAAGAGATTTTCCATATGCCCGTTCGTATCGCATGTCCGCAAAACGTAAGAGGTTTGGCGGATGTAGTGTGTAATCCGATCTATGCGACGGGCGTTGGTCTGCTGCATTATGCCTTGCAGGAAACGCGTCATGGGCAAGGTCTAAGAAGCCACGGGGGAGTCGTTGCGGCCCATAAGGGCCGTAACGAGCTTTCCCGGCGTGATATCAAGGAAGACCATTCGGCGCTGGCAAGAATTAAAGGCTGGTTCAAAGGAAATTTCTGA
- the ftsZ gene encoding cell division protein FtsZ encodes MFELVDNAPSSSAVIKVVGVGGGGGNAVNHMVESNIEGVEFICANTDAQALKRVSAKTVLQLGSEITKGLGAGANPEVGRQAAMEDRERIAELLVGADMVFITAGMGGGTGTGGAPVVAQVAKELGILTVAVVTRPFPFEGPKRMRAAEEGMKELSEHVDSLITIPNEKLLSVLGKNATLLTAFSAANDVLLGAVQGIAELITSPGIINVDFADVRTVMSEMGMAMMGTGGATGENRAREAAEKAIRSPLLEDIDLHGARGILVNITAGPDLSIGEFNDVGATVQEFASSDATIVVGTSIDMEMSDELRVTVVAAGLDGQKPKAAAREPARRSAAESSDYRKLQQPTVMRQQATARAEAPEAAAKPRPEKRRASEADDYLDIPAFLRRQAD; translated from the coding sequence ATGTTCGAATTGGTAGATAACGCACCCTCGAGCAGTGCGGTCATCAAAGTGGTTGGCGTTGGCGGCGGTGGCGGCAATGCTGTTAACCACATGGTCGAAAGCAATATTGAAGGCGTTGAGTTTATCTGCGCCAACACGGATGCCCAGGCGCTTAAACGCGTATCGGCAAAAACAGTGCTGCAACTGGGCAGTGAAATCACTAAAGGGCTAGGCGCAGGCGCCAACCCTGAGGTGGGACGCCAGGCAGCAATGGAAGATCGTGAGCGCATCGCAGAATTGTTGGTGGGCGCTGATATGGTCTTCATCACTGCTGGTATGGGCGGTGGTACAGGAACCGGAGGCGCGCCGGTGGTGGCTCAGGTCGCCAAGGAGCTTGGGATTCTCACCGTTGCCGTCGTAACGCGTCCCTTCCCCTTTGAAGGGCCAAAACGTATGCGCGCTGCTGAAGAGGGCATGAAAGAGCTCTCTGAACACGTAGATTCGTTGATCACTATTCCCAACGAAAAACTACTCTCTGTGCTGGGCAAGAACGCCACGTTGCTGACGGCTTTCAGTGCGGCGAACGATGTACTGCTGGGCGCTGTGCAAGGTATTGCAGAGCTGATTACCAGTCCGGGTATCATCAACGTCGACTTTGCTGATGTGCGCACCGTTATGTCTGAAATGGGCATGGCGATGATGGGAACCGGTGGTGCCACGGGTGAAAACCGTGCTCGCGAAGCGGCTGAGAAAGCTATCCGTAGTCCGCTGCTGGAAGATATCGATCTGCACGGCGCCCGCGGTATTCTGGTCAACATCACGGCAGGGCCCGACTTGTCCATCGGCGAGTTCAATGATGTAGGTGCTACGGTTCAAGAGTTTGCCTCTTCAGACGCCACCATTGTCGTCGGCACCTCCATTGATATGGAAATGTCCGATGAGCTGCGCGTTACCGTTGTGGCTGCGGGTTTAGATGGGCAAAAGCCCAAAGCAGCGGCGCGGGAACCCGCCCGTCGTTCAGCGGCGGAATCGTCTGATTACCGCAAGTTGCAGCAGCCAACGGTCATGCGCCAGCAGGCAACAGCCCGCGCTGAAGCACCCGAAGCGGCAGCAAAGCCTCGTCCTGAAAAGCGTCGCGCTTCCGAAGCCGATGACTATCTGGACATTCCCGCGTTTCTACGCCGACAGGCGGATTGA
- the lpxC gene encoding UDP-3-O-acyl-N-acetylglucosamine deacetylase: MIRQRTLQNVIRATGVGLHSGKKVHLALRPAPANTGIVFVRTDLDPVVYVPARAELVEDTKLCTALVSNGVKVATVEHLMSAFAGLGIDNAYVDVSEPEVPIMDGSASPFVFLIQSAGILEQEAAKKFIRIKHRVGVTDGDKEAVFLPHQGFKVSFAIDFDHPVFEQQKQTALIDFSTTSFVKEVSRARTFGFMRDLEFLRSNNLALGGSLDNAIVVDDYRIVNEGGLRYEDEFVKHKVLDAIGDLYQLGYSLIGEFRGVKSGHALNNQLCRELLAQPDAYEIVTFEEEKAVAPISYVAPAMA, translated from the coding sequence ATGATCAGACAACGCACCCTACAAAACGTCATTCGCGCCACCGGAGTGGGCCTGCATTCTGGCAAAAAAGTCCATCTGGCTTTGCGTCCGGCGCCAGCCAATACTGGGATTGTGTTTGTTAGAACCGATCTGGATCCCGTTGTATACGTTCCCGCCCGGGCAGAGTTAGTCGAAGATACCAAACTCTGTACGGCTCTGGTTTCGAATGGGGTCAAGGTGGCGACCGTTGAGCACTTGATGTCAGCCTTTGCTGGGCTGGGCATCGACAATGCTTACGTAGATGTTAGCGAGCCTGAAGTGCCTATTATGGACGGTAGCGCTAGCCCGTTTGTGTTTTTGATTCAGTCAGCGGGTATTTTGGAGCAGGAGGCGGCGAAGAAGTTTATTCGCATCAAACACCGGGTAGGGGTGACTGACGGCGATAAGGAGGCGGTTTTCTTACCCCATCAAGGGTTCAAGGTCTCCTTTGCTATCGACTTTGATCATCCTGTTTTTGAGCAGCAGAAACAGACCGCGCTGATCGATTTCTCGACCACCTCGTTTGTTAAAGAGGTCTCTCGCGCACGTACGTTTGGGTTTATGCGTGATTTAGAGTTTTTACGCTCTAATAATCTGGCGTTAGGCGGCAGTTTAGATAACGCCATTGTGGTTGATGATTACCGTATTGTGAATGAAGGCGGTCTACGCTACGAAGATGAGTTTGTTAAGCATAAGGTATTAGATGCGATCGGTGACTTGTACCAGTTAGGTTACAGCCTGATTGGCGAGTTTCGGGGAGTCAAGTCTGGTCATGCGTTGAACAATCAGTTATGCCGCGAGTTGCTGGCGCAACCCGATGCCTATGAAATTGTCACTTTTGAAGAAGAAAAGGCCGTGGCGCCGATCTCCTATGTCGCTCCCGCAATGGCCTGA
- a CDS encoding DUF721 domain-containing protein, producing MSIKVKRSRAQPIARLLSKSGDINQLMRLSRLIDQAQRHLRAHLPEEMREHIFVGGFSEGRLTLISGQAGWLTWLRFEQPRLLELLHQLPGFEGVNGFTFKVRPVRPIVAPPRNTRSLSADAGKTLAECAEDTAHPALKRALERLASHARPPK from the coding sequence ATGAGTATAAAGGTTAAGCGTTCGCGCGCCCAGCCCATCGCCCGCTTGCTCTCAAAGTCGGGCGATATTAATCAATTAATGCGCCTCTCTCGGCTAATTGATCAGGCTCAACGCCACCTGCGCGCCCACCTCCCCGAAGAGATGCGGGAGCATATTTTTGTGGGTGGCTTCAGCGAAGGTCGCTTAACGCTGATTAGTGGCCAGGCGGGCTGGTTGACGTGGTTGCGCTTTGAACAACCACGCTTACTAGAACTACTTCATCAATTGCCCGGCTTTGAAGGGGTCAACGGCTTTACTTTTAAAGTACGCCCAGTACGCCCTATTGTGGCGCCACCACGAAACACACGCAGCCTGTCAGCCGATGCAGGGAAAACACTCGCTGAGTGCGCGGAGGACACCGCCCATCCTGCGCTTAAACGCGCCTTGGAGAGGCTGGCATCTCACGCCAGACCACCCAAGTGA
- the secA gene encoding preprotein translocase subunit SecA: protein MLNNLLRKVVGSKNDRDVKRMHKNVPHINALEAELEAISDAELHGKTAELRQRLEAGESLDALLAPAFAIVREASKRVMGMRHFDVQMVGGMTLHRGRIAEMKTGEGKTLVATLAVYLNALPGKGVHVVTVNDYLARRDAEWMRPLYEFLGLSVGVIFSGQTSEEKRHAYQCDITYGTNNEFGFDYLRDNMAFSLEDKVQRGLHYAIVDEVDSILIDEARTPLIISGAVDENTDLYKVVNQLAQQLEKGEEIEDEEATVVGDFLIDEKQKQVELTEQGHNKVEELMRAEGLLGDGESLYAAQNLNLLQHMHSALRARYLYHRDVDYIVSEGQVVIVDEHTGRSMPGRRWSEGLHQAVEAKEGVTVQRESQTLASTTFQNYFRLYEKLAGMTGTADTEAFEFRQIYGLDVVVIPTNRPLARKDLNDLVYLSAEEKYEAIIKDVKTETEAGRPVLVGTASIETSEYLAKLMRDAGLTFSVLNAKQHQSEAEIIAQAGRPGAITIATNMAGRGTDIVLGGNWEAEVAKLQNPSQEQIDTLKAEWQARHDGVLAAGGLHVVGSERHESRRIDNQLRGRAGRQGDPGSTRFFLSLEDSLMRLFGSDRVKRLMQALGLEHGEAIEHKMVSNAVERAQKKVEGRNFDIRKQLLEYDDVANDQRRVIYDQRNEILAADNVADAVIGIREEVMESAISDYVPPQSLPEQWDLPGLEAHLKTEFNLDAPVVQWAAENDRFSEEQLRERLQTMHREAYAAKIEAAGEKLIRRFEKQVMLQVLDTRWKEHLQSMDHLRRGIHLRGYAQKNPKQEYKRESFELFQHLLEHIKADVTRILSHVQVRQPEEVDALEQQRREALARETATAASRHDAPAAEQPENEQEAPGIDGRPVRREGPKVGRNDPCFCGSGKKYKQCCGKLS, encoded by the coding sequence ATGCTTAATAATTTATTACGTAAAGTCGTGGGTTCTAAAAATGACCGCGATGTTAAACGCATGCACAAGAATGTGCCGCATATCAATGCTTTGGAAGCGGAGCTCGAGGCCATTAGTGATGCTGAACTACATGGGAAAACGGCTGAACTGCGCCAGCGTTTAGAAGCCGGTGAGTCCCTTGATGCATTGCTGGCCCCCGCGTTTGCCATCGTACGAGAAGCCAGTAAACGCGTTATGGGCATGCGTCATTTCGATGTGCAGATGGTGGGCGGCATGACCCTGCACCGTGGTCGTATTGCTGAAATGAAAACCGGTGAGGGTAAAACCCTGGTAGCGACCCTGGCGGTGTATCTCAATGCGCTACCCGGTAAAGGCGTTCACGTGGTGACGGTGAACGACTATCTGGCCCGTCGTGATGCGGAGTGGATGCGCCCGCTGTATGAGTTTTTGGGCCTTAGCGTGGGCGTTATCTTCTCCGGTCAGACGAGTGAAGAGAAGCGTCATGCCTATCAGTGCGATATTACCTACGGTACCAACAACGAGTTCGGCTTCGATTATCTGCGCGATAACATGGCGTTTTCGTTAGAGGATAAAGTTCAGCGGGGTCTGCATTATGCGATTGTCGATGAAGTCGACTCCATTCTGATCGATGAAGCACGTACGCCGCTGATTATTTCTGGAGCGGTGGATGAAAATACAGATCTCTATAAAGTCGTTAATCAACTCGCCCAGCAGCTTGAAAAGGGCGAAGAGATTGAAGACGAAGAGGCAACGGTTGTTGGTGACTTTTTAATCGATGAGAAGCAGAAGCAGGTAGAACTAACCGAGCAGGGGCATAATAAAGTTGAAGAGCTGATGCGCGCTGAAGGGCTGTTGGGCGATGGCGAGTCGCTGTATGCCGCGCAGAACCTTAACTTGCTCCAGCATATGCACTCGGCCCTGCGTGCCCGCTATCTCTATCACCGCGATGTCGACTACATCGTCTCTGAAGGTCAGGTGGTGATCGTAGATGAGCATACTGGCCGCTCCATGCCGGGGCGTCGCTGGTCGGAGGGTTTGCACCAGGCCGTCGAAGCCAAAGAGGGCGTCACGGTTCAGCGGGAAAGCCAAACGCTAGCCTCGACAACCTTTCAGAACTACTTCCGTCTGTATGAAAAGCTCGCCGGTATGACCGGCACGGCAGATACCGAAGCCTTTGAATTTCGTCAGATTTATGGTCTCGACGTAGTGGTGATTCCTACCAACCGGCCACTGGCCCGTAAAGACCTCAACGACCTGGTCTATTTGAGCGCTGAAGAGAAATACGAAGCGATTATCAAGGATGTTAAAACCGAGACAGAGGCCGGGCGCCCGGTACTGGTGGGCACGGCGTCTATTGAAACCTCGGAGTATCTCGCAAAGTTGATGCGTGACGCAGGCCTGACCTTCAGCGTACTGAATGCCAAGCAGCACCAGAGTGAAGCCGAGATTATTGCCCAGGCAGGCCGCCCAGGAGCGATTACCATCGCTACCAACATGGCCGGTCGCGGTACCGATATCGTTCTCGGCGGTAACTGGGAGGCCGAAGTCGCCAAGCTGCAAAACCCGAGCCAAGAGCAGATTGATACGCTTAAAGCCGAGTGGCAAGCGCGTCATGATGGCGTGCTGGCCGCTGGCGGCCTGCACGTAGTGGGCTCTGAGCGCCACGAGTCCCGGCGTATCGATAACCAACTGCGCGGTCGTGCCGGGCGTCAGGGCGATCCTGGCTCGACGCGCTTCTTCCTGTCACTGGAAGATAGCCTGATGCGTCTGTTTGGCTCTGACCGCGTCAAACGCTTAATGCAGGCATTGGGGCTGGAGCATGGCGAAGCCATTGAGCATAAGATGGTCTCTAACGCTGTTGAGCGTGCCCAGAAGAAAGTCGAAGGGCGTAACTTCGATATTCGTAAGCAGCTGCTTGAGTATGATGACGTTGCCAACGACCAGCGCCGGGTGATCTACGACCAGCGCAATGAGATTCTTGCTGCGGATAACGTTGCTGATGCCGTTATCGGTATTCGTGAAGAGGTGATGGAGTCGGCTATCAGTGACTACGTGCCGCCCCAGAGTCTGCCTGAACAGTGGGATCTGCCCGGCCTGGAAGCGCACCTGAAAACCGAGTTCAACCTTGACGCGCCAGTGGTTCAATGGGCTGCCGAGAATGATCGCTTCAGCGAAGAGCAGTTGCGTGAGCGGCTGCAGACCATGCACCGTGAAGCCTACGCCGCCAAAATCGAGGCGGCGGGCGAGAAACTGATTCGTCGCTTTGAGAAGCAGGTCATGCTGCAAGTGTTGGACACGCGTTGGAAAGAGCACCTTCAGTCAATGGATCATCTGCGTCGCGGGATTCACCTGCGTGGCTATGCGCAGAAAAACCCCAAGCAAGAGTACAAGCGTGAATCCTTTGAGCTCTTCCAGCATCTGCTAGAGCACATTAAAGCCGATGTCACGCGTATTCTGAGCCACGTGCAGGTTCGTCAGCCCGAGGAAGTGGACGCCCTTGAGCAACAGCGCCGCGAAGCGCTGGCGCGGGAAACCGCCACAGCGGCTAGCCGCCATGACGCTCCCGCCGCGGAGCAACCCGAAAACGAGCAAGAAGCACCGGGTATAGATGGCCGCCCTGTGCGTCGCGAGGGCCCAAAAGTGGGTCGTAACGATCCCTGTTTTTGTGGCTCGGGTAAAAAGTATAAGCAGTGCTGCGGAAAACTAAGCTAA
- a CDS encoding Nudix family hydrolase — MSIKVKRRVHVAAAAIISADQQQVLIARRPSNVDHGGLWEFPGGKLAPYETGLEGLKRELHEELGVEIVCAQPLIRVHHEYPDKHILLDVWQVHEFAGEPFGREGQAVRWVPMSELSNYPFPAANLPILRAVRLPTEYLITGEEVDEARFDAFLERALREDNIRLVQLRAKQLDEAAYLARAQRALSLCREHGARLLLNGEPALLDQIDADGIHLTSERLMQLERRPIAESKWLSASTHNQTQLTQAAVLGCDFVSLSPLRTTPSHPEVAPLGWHDFQQLVERAGMPVFALGGMTRFDANHARAVGAQGIASIRDFWK, encoded by the coding sequence ATGAGCATAAAGGTAAAACGACGGGTTCACGTCGCGGCAGCTGCCATTATCAGCGCCGATCAGCAGCAAGTACTGATCGCCCGTCGGCCGTCGAACGTTGACCATGGCGGATTGTGGGAGTTTCCAGGCGGTAAGCTGGCCCCTTATGAAACCGGCCTTGAAGGGTTAAAGCGCGAGCTGCACGAGGAGCTCGGCGTTGAGATTGTCTGTGCCCAGCCCTTGATTCGCGTCCACCATGAGTACCCCGACAAGCATATCCTGCTCGATGTATGGCAGGTGCATGAGTTTGCGGGTGAACCCTTTGGCCGTGAGGGACAGGCGGTGCGCTGGGTGCCCATGAGCGAGCTCTCCAACTACCCCTTCCCAGCGGCTAATTTGCCGATTCTGCGCGCGGTAAGGCTGCCTACCGAGTATTTAATTACCGGGGAAGAGGTGGATGAAGCGCGTTTTGATGCGTTTTTGGAACGCGCACTGCGTGAAGACAACATTCGCCTGGTACAACTGCGCGCCAAGCAGTTGGATGAGGCGGCTTATCTGGCCCGCGCCCAGCGTGCATTGAGTCTGTGTCGTGAGCACGGTGCTCGTCTGCTGCTTAACGGTGAACCGGCGCTGCTCGATCAGATTGACGCCGACGGTATTCATTTGACCAGTGAACGCTTAATGCAGTTGGAGCGCCGTCCGATTGCTGAAAGCAAGTGGCTGTCGGCATCAACGCATAACCAAACGCAGCTTACCCAGGCAGCCGTGTTGGGATGCGACTTCGTTAGTCTCTCGCCGCTACGCACCACGCCATCGCATCCCGAAGTTGCGCCCCTCGGTTGGCATGATTTCCAGCAACTGGTCGAACGCGCAGGTATGCCGGTGTTTGCACTGGGCGGAATGACGCGCTTCGATGCCAACCACGCCCGTGCCGTGGGCGCTCAAGGGATCGCCTCAATCCGTGACTTCTGGAAGTAA